The Nostoc sp. 'Peltigera membranacea cyanobiont' N6 genome contains the following window.
CGCTTGGGGAAGTTTGACAACGGGTCAATAGTTTTGGCAAAAGGCGATCGCTTTACCTTGACAAATCGCCCAGTAGTAGGGACACAGGAAATTAGCTGCGTCACTTATGATTATTTAGCCGAAGAAGTCCCGGTTGGTGCAAAAATCCTCCTTGATGATGGACGAGTAGAAATGGTTGTAGAGGAGATTAACCGAGACAAAGGTGATTTGCATTGTCGCATCACCGTACCTGGTAAACTTTCTAACAACAAAGGTGTAAACTTTCCCGGCGTTTACTTGTCAATTAAGGCAATGACCGACAAAGACCGAGAGGATCTGATGTTTGGTCTAGATCAAGGTGTAGATTGGGTGGCACTTTCCTTTGTCCGCAATCCGCAGGACATGATCGAAATTAAGGAACTAATTTCCAGTACAGGCAAGCAAGTGCCGGTGATTGCCAAAATTGAAAAACATGAAGCCATTGAACAAATGGAAGCAGTTCTGGCTTTATGTGATGGCGTGATGGTTGCCAGAGGCGACTTAGGCGTGGAACTGCCAGCAGAAGATGTTCCGGTACTTCAAAAGCGGCTAATTGCTACGGCAAATCGTTTGGGGATTCCCATCATCACCGCCACCCAGATGTTAGACAGCATGGTGAGCAATCCTCGCCCCACTCGCGCCGAAGTGTCGGATGTGGCAAATGCGATTTTGGATGGCACAGATGCGGTGATGCTCTCCAATGAAACTGCTGTGGGTAGCTTCCCTGTAGAAGCAGTAGCGACAATGGCGCGGATTGCCGAGCGGATGGAGCAGGAAGAAGCCCAGCACTTAAACTTGCGTTCTGTGAGAGATGCTCGGCGCTCCATTCCCAATGCGATTAGTCAAGCGGTAGGTCAAATTGCTGAACAACTAGGTGCAGCTGCAATCATGACTCTAACCCAAACAGGGGCAACTGCTCGCAATGTCTCTAAATTCCGTCCCAATACACCGATTTTGGCCGTGACTCCCCATGTGAACGTAGCGCGGCAGCTACAAATGGTCTGGGGAGTAAAACCGCTATTGGTGCTAGGATTGCCTTCCACTGGTCAGACATTTCAAGCTGCAATCAACGTGGCTCAGGAGTTGAAATTATTGTCTGAGGGAGATTTAGTAGTGATGACTGCTGGAACACTCCAGGGAATTTCCGGCTCCACAGATTTGATTAAGGTTGAGGTGGTGACGGCGGTACTAGGTCACGGAATTGGACTAGGACAAGGTTTAGTGAGTGGTCGCGCACGGGTGGCTAATACTGGCATGGATGTTAGTAACTTTAATCCTGGAGACATATTAGTTGCACCGCGCACTAGTGCTGATTTTGTTGAGGCTATTCGGAAAGCTGCCGGGATTATTACGGAAGAGGAAAGTCTCACAAGTCACGCGGCAGTAATTGGCTTACGTCTTGGTGTGCCAGTGATTGTTGGCGTGAAACAGGCAACGCAGGTGATTCGAGATGGAGCGATTATAACGCTGGATCTGCAACGGGGTTTAATTTATTCTGGGGCAGTGAGAACGCCTTAGAACTGGGGACTGGGGATTGGGGACTGGGGACTGGGGACTGGGGAATGGGGACTGGGGAATGGGGAATGAGGGAAGATGATGGGAAACAGGGGACAAGGTGACAAGGTGATTTGAGTGAGAATCTTGCAACAAGTCTTTCCCAATCGCCAATCGCCAATCGCCAATTCCCAATTCCCAATCGCCAATTCCCAATTCCCAATCGCCAATTCCCAATTCCCTAAATTAAACAGTTGCGATCGCAACTCCAAGCCATCCAGCAAATTTTTTTTGCTGTGTGGAGTTAGGATGATCGACAGGTTTTACCTGATATCGAGTGGGCTGTGGTGAGGTGAGGGTAATGGCATAAGTACGGAGTTCGTCTTGGTGGA
Protein-coding sequences here:
- the pyk gene encoding pyruvate kinase yields the protein MQLRDSLRRTKIVATIGPATSSPEMLKAIIEAGATTLRLNFSHGTHADHQRSIRLIRQTAFELNQPVAILQDLQGPKIRLGKFDNGSIVLAKGDRFTLTNRPVVGTQEISCVTYDYLAEEVPVGAKILLDDGRVEMVVEEINRDKGDLHCRITVPGKLSNNKGVNFPGVYLSIKAMTDKDREDLMFGLDQGVDWVALSFVRNPQDMIEIKELISSTGKQVPVIAKIEKHEAIEQMEAVLALCDGVMVARGDLGVELPAEDVPVLQKRLIATANRLGIPIITATQMLDSMVSNPRPTRAEVSDVANAILDGTDAVMLSNETAVGSFPVEAVATMARIAERMEQEEAQHLNLRSVRDARRSIPNAISQAVGQIAEQLGAAAIMTLTQTGATARNVSKFRPNTPILAVTPHVNVARQLQMVWGVKPLLVLGLPSTGQTFQAAINVAQELKLLSEGDLVVMTAGTLQGISGSTDLIKVEVVTAVLGHGIGLGQGLVSGRARVANTGMDVSNFNPGDILVAPRTSADFVEAIRKAAGIITEEESLTSHAAVIGLRLGVPVIVGVKQATQVIRDGAIITLDLQRGLIYSGAVRTP